The Pelodiscus sinensis isolate JC-2024 chromosome 27, ASM4963464v1, whole genome shotgun sequence DNA segment AGGGCTGTTTAGTGTGTAGAATGATTCTCTTTCCTTGGTGTTGTCCTACCTAGGCCATGAAAATCAACCCACAGAAAGACATGTGACAAGCTCTGGAGAGTTCTTCTCCCCAGCCTGTCTTTTCAGGATCCGATTGCTGGCCGCTTTTGGAAACCTCCTGGCTATAATGAGTTCGAGGGGAGAAGTGAAAGGACAGTCTAACAAAGGGCCTCCGGTGTCCTTTGTCTGTTCTGATGTTAGTGTCAGAGTCATCACTGACGTGGGCTGACACAAAATCAGAAATGAAGTGGATTAGGAGATTACACTTGGAGCAAATCCTGTCATGATAATCTTACCTGTAATCTGCAAGAGTTTCTTATTTTTCCTCCTTTCTATTTTAACCCTGAACtctggctgccatctgggatCCCATCTCAGGCTGTTCTTCATTGGCTGGAATAGGATTTGCCACATACTTAAATATCAGGTCCTGGTTTGAAGAGGGTTTTGcaattttaattttgctttgGGGAGTGTGAAACTCACTCTGGAgaagggcctttggcagctctgTAACCCATGACAGTGAACTAGACAAATCTTGTGCATGGGTATTTTGTTCCTCTAATTAGTGTTGCTCTTGGGACATCAACTGCTTTTGAAACCGAAAGGTAAAAAGTAGaattgaaaaaagcaaacaaaccaaacCGAACTCCCCACAACCGAGAAGGAGAAGCCTACAAAACTTCCATTGTTCCTGAAAAACGTGACCGTCTCTTTGTGTGGCAATGGGGAACATGGATGGGAAAGCCGTGGAAGAACTGAGTGCCACCGAGTGCCACCAATGGTACAAGAAGTTCATGACGGAGTGTCCCTCAGGCCAGCTCACCCTGCATGAGTTCAAGCAGTTTTTCGGCTTGAAAAACCTGAGTCCAGCATCAAACAAATACATTGAGCAAATGTTTGAGACATTTGACTTTAATAAGGTAAATATTACCGTCTCTGTCTAATATGTATGTACCTATGCGTATGTATGTTTTGATAGACAGAcggacagatagatagatagatagatagatagatagattcttCTGCTTTAAAGCTCTAGTTCATGATTAGTGGTTCCTAAGGTACTATGATAATACAAATGAAAATCATCATCATAATGTATAAATATGCCCTGTGTTTCCATTGCCTTATGTGTTCTGTAGTCATTTGCATCTGGGTCAAGGGGGTTAAAAACCACTACCAAATCCAAATTTTCCACTCACCAAAACCAGTTTTGGTGGCATTTTGCACAGCATTGTCAATGTCTGCACAATTTGCAAGGTGGCAGATAATCAAGTTCATAGAAATATATTTATGTgaaatagagatgttaaatattggttaattgaatagtcaattaacctcatgaattcttattggttactcgactattctgtagtccctgggggcaggaccagcagccagtgcgctccagccccactcccaaggagccccctcttactccacactgctgcctctgtatcagaggcagcagtgcagggtgccaggcaggagctggttcgtgaggggagccagtttaaaaaccagcttccctcatggatggggctgcctgtcaccccatgctgctgcctctgatacagaggtaacagtgcggggtggcagcagcccctgtccggggggggggggggggtctggcatgAGCCGatctgctggccagcctgctaaaaaatgtactggcggaAGAGGGGGAATGTTTGTagcctatagcattaatctatgagcttttgcttatccattaattggttaatcgactacactattacatccctaatgtgaaaaTATTTGACATGAATGTCCCATATGAGTCTGTTATATGAATGTAGCTGAAAGACAAGGGGATCTTTCCAAAAGGAATATTCCATTTTTCAAAGTTTAAATTATTTGAATTGtaggtacagattgaacctctctagtccagagctCTCTGGTGCAGCATCATACATGCTCTGGCATGACATTAGTTTGCTGggtgtccacttattatgggtatggccaagtttcacgcagtctcataaagtttgtttacagcccccagtcctggctcccagtgttctgtgctgttctttagctctgatttacccctaaatgtcttctaagagcccagtaaacagtggaagcattggtgatgctgccagacaatattgacctcctgtggtccagtaaattctctggttcggcaccagccaggtcccaagggtgctggactagaaaggttcatcTGTACTTAAAAGACTTGAAAATGTTACTGAAAGTCTTTACGTCAGTATTTACATTGATTGACTAAGGCATCCCATGTTTGAATGTACACCTCATTAATGAATCAGTGGACAGGAAATACAGGTTGGTAATTAGGCTGAGCAGCTGTTTATACCTAATCAGGATTTTGTGACTGTGGAATAAAGCAGATGATCTGTTCTTTAACTGGGACCTCAGAGGCAATGGGTTGACTCCATGACAATAGATGGTCCGTAATTCCTGAGTATTTTGTACAATGTGCCATTTTTCATGTGAAGTATGTGTGGGACTATGTGGCAAATTAAGAAGTTGTGAATGCTGGAGATCACTACTTAGAGCCAAGACACCTCCTGCACAGCTGCTATGCAAATACATCTCAGTCCTGACCTATAACCTCCTCAGGACTAAGGACTCTCCAGCTGAATGCACCTAGCTATAGGGGATGATTTAGTAAGGGGCAAATGTAACTAAGCAGAAAAAATGAGGCTAAAAGTAGCCAGACCCAGGTTTCTAGAGGGGAAAGATTACAGTACAGAACTCCATGCTACATGCTCTTTGTGAATTCTTTTCTTCCCTTGACGTCTGCATGCAAATCCCATTAGCAGTGAAAAGAATTACATAGACACATGGCTGGGAGAGCGTTGGGTAACCCATCGGATTTAATCTGGATAAGCCTGTTCTTCTTTGCTTCCTGAGATAGCATTGTATTGCGTAAAGAGATTCCCATAGCACAGACTAGCTCTCTAGGTTTAATTCGCTTCTAAGCTGGTCAGATGTTTAAATTaaggaaataaatattttgcCAACCTACACACAGCTAGGTTTCCCATCACTGCTATTGGCCAGAAATCACTGCAGTCCATTgtataatattatttattattattatttattaataaaataattcatCTGAACTTGCTTATGTTTTTTCACTAAATGATTTGGGTAAAGAAGaaggatggtctagtggttagggtccTCTCCATAGAGATCTGAGTTCAATTCTCGACTTCACTCCAAACTTGTGTAAATTACTTTGTCTATGgtcagttttctcatctgtacaatggggataacaaCACCACCATCCCTCAAAGAAGTGATGTGAAGATAAATACACAAAAGATTGTGAGGAGCTCCATTTACTACAGTGATGGGGGCCAGATAAATATTATCAATACCAAAAATAATTCTACAAatgcattagaagcaagaggaagaccacgGACAGGATAGGACCGTTACTCAATAAAGTGGGAAAATTAATAACAGAAAATGAAGGAATGGCGTGCTTAATGACTTctctgttttggttttcaccgACAAGGTTAAATGTGACTCGAcacctaacacagtgaatgccagtgaaatggGGGAGGTTCAGAACtgaaaatagggaaagaacaagttaaaaactaCTTAggcaagttagatgtcttcaagtctcCAGCGCCTGATTAAATGtagcctagaatactcaaggaggtgACTGAGGCGATATCGGAGTCATTagcgattatctttgaaaaatcatagaatatGGGAGAGATGCCCGAAGActgaaaaggggcaaatatagtgtccatatATAAATAAGGAAATAAGGACAACACAGGAAATTATAGACTAGTTGtattaacttctgtaccaggaaagaaatggagcaagtaattaaggaatccatttgcaaacatatgaaaaataataaggtgatattatggaagaaaataaggtgatctTGACAAATCCAGCATGgacttgtcaagaacaaatcatgtcaaaccaatctgatagctttctatggtggggtaacaagccttgtagatggggggaagtggtagatgtcaTAATATGTAGACTTTCGATACGGTCTTGCATgcccttctcattaacaaactagggcaATACAACCTAGATAGAGCTACTATAAGGGTGgctgcataactggttggataatcgTTTACAGAGCGTAGTAATTAATGGTTCAATCATGCTGGGAAGGCATAACCAGTGGGGTTCCCCAGGGATTAGTTCTGGGTCTGCTTCtgctcaatatctttattaatgatttagataatagcagagagtacacttacaagGTTTATGGGTGATATCAAGTTGGgagtggttgcaagtgctttagaggacatgattataattcaaaattatctggacaaactgagggaatggtctgaggtgaataggatgaaattcaataaggacaaatacaaagtactccacttaggcagGACTGATtggttgcacacacacaaaatgggaagtgactatctaggaaggagctcTGATAgcgaaccacaagctaaatatgagtcaacagtgccaCATTGTCacaaacaaagcaaacagcattctgggatgtattagtatgagtgttgtaagcaaaacatgagggctacgtctacactggcggcttcttgtgcaagaactcttttgtggaagagttcttgtgcagaaaatcttccacaagagtgtgtccacactggcatgtgcttttgcgcaagagcatccatggcagtgtggacgctctcttgcgcaagaaagctctgatggccattttagccataggggtttcttgcgcaagaaattcatgttgcctgtctacactgctctcttgtggaagagctcttgtgcaagagggcttattcctcatgaggagaagaataactcttccagaagaagccctgttttacaacgctagactgtaaatttacttgcgcaagaacactctTGCAGTGTACACAGCAGGcacgtttttgctcaagaagggctgttcttgcacaagaagctgccagtgtagacatagccgaggagtaattcttctgctttactctgcatGGATTAGGCCTTAACTGTaatattgtgtccggttctggatgccatgtttcaggaaagatgtggagaaattggaggtcgagagaagagcaacaaaagtgattaaaggtctaaacaacatgacctatgagggaagactgaaagaattgggtttgtttagtctgaaaaagagatgacttagaggggacattatagcagttttcgagtacctaaaaagttgttataaggaggagggagaaaaattactctcctaaacctctggtgataggacaaaaagcaataggcttaaattgcagcaagcgaagcttaagttggacattagaaagcttcctaactgtcagggtgggtaagcactgggataaattgcctagggaggttgtggaatctccatcactggagatttaaaAGTAGACTAAATACCTGCTTTCAGGGAgtgtctagatggtgcttagtcctgccatgagcgaggggactggacttgatgacctcttgagcttccttccagtcttatgattctatTTGAAAGTGCTTCTACACttactgggccagatcctcagcatgTATAAATTACATCGTTTATTGACTTTGCAGGAACTACAGCCAATATACACCAGCTTAGGATTTGTTCCAGTAGTTAGAGAAAGGTAAGTAATATCCCAGTTTTATTACACACATGCAGTCAGCTGTTCCAATGCCAGGCAGAACCTTTAAAGCCATGACTCTCTGACTCCTCCTGGCCTCTGAGATAGccctgttcttttgttttttaggATGGCTACATTGATTTCATGGAGTACGTGGCAGCTCTGAGCCTGGTCCTGAAGGGAAAAGTGGAACAGAAGCTGAGATGGTATTTCAAGCTGTATGACGTGGATGGGAATGGTTGCATTGACCGAGGAGAATTACTGAATATCATTAAGGTGAGAAAAATTTCCGCTCAGCCCGTAACTGTATTGTCCTAGCGCCTTGGAGATCAGCCATTAAACAAATATTCAAAGAAAG contains these protein-coding regions:
- the GUCA1A gene encoding guanylyl cyclase-activating protein 1 — protein: MGNMDGKAVEELSATECHQWYKKFMTECPSGQLTLHEFKQFFGLKNLSPASNKYIEQMFETFDFNKDGYIDFMEYVAALSLVLKGKVEQKLRWYFKLYDVDGNGCIDRGELLNIIKAIRAINRCNETMTAEEFTDMVFNKIDINGDGELSLEEFMEGVQKDEVLLEILTRSLDLTHIVRMIQNDGKNPQAAEETDKAAK